CCCAGCAGGATATTGCCAGAAAAGCAGGGGTTCACCGGGCGACGGTGTCCATGGCCTTGAAGCACCATCCGCGCATACCAGCGGCCACGCGCGAGCGCATCCTGCAGCTGGCGGAGGAGCTGGGGTACCGGCCGGACCCGATGCTGTCCGCGCTGGCTACGTACCGCAGCGGACAGCAGAAACATACCTATCAGGGGACACTCGCCTGGCTGGTCGTTCACCGGGAAGATATCGATTTGAAGTGGAGAGAGATCGATACCTATCGGCTCTACTATGAGGGTGCCCAGCATCGAGCCGACAAGTATGGCTACAAGGTGGAGGTCTTTGAGCTCGGGCATAACAAACTCAGCCCCAAGCGCCTCGCCTCGATGCTTAAGGCACGGAACATCAACGGTATATTGCTTTGCCCTCAGCCCAACCCCTGGGTGTCGATGGACTTTCCATGGTCAGATTTTTCACTGATAACCTTCGGCTATACCTTGCTAAAACCGAAGCTGCACACTGTGACATCTACGCAGTATCGGGCGATGGTGCAGACGATGACGGAAATGCATAAGGCGGGCTATCGCCGTATTGCATTTGTCTTTGATTTTGCTCAGGACGCCAAGGCGGACCACAACTTTCTGGCTGGCTATCTCGTAGCGCAACAGCAGATCGGGCAGCCACCGATGCTCATCGATTACCAGTGGCGGGATTTGAAAGGCTTCAAGGAGCGGATCGAGGGCATGCGGCCCGAAGCCATCGTGACCGGGGATTTTAAGATTCATCAACGGACGGCCGAGATAGGCATCCGTATCCCCGAGGATCTGCCTGTGGCCTGTGTGGCGCTCAACAGCCTCGACTCTGAGCTGACCGGTATCTGCGAAAACTCCTTTCACATCGGTGAAATTGCGGTCGAGCGGTTGGCAAATATGATCGCTCACGGGGAGCGCGGAGTTCCAGAACTCGTTCAACGTACGCACATTGAGGGACAGTGGGTGCCCGGAAAAACGTTGCCCCAGCTCTCCCAGCCATCTTAACACAGATCGCCTACGCCTTGAGAATGGGCCCCACATATGTGTACACCTGTGTGACTGGACTGGTCGTTTACAATTTCGGCAGATGATAGGAGTATTCAGGCCATGCAAGACGCAGGCCAGCCCCCCTTAGCTGCAGCAACTACGGCGACGATTTCTTCGCCCGTGGCTGAGGAGCGTATTCTATTTGCGATCAACCCTTTGGAGATAAAGACATTCTTCCCGGAGGGCATCCCTGAGTTTGGCTCCAAGGAGTGCATCCAGTGGGAAGTGCACGATACGCGCTTCATCTCAGGGGAAGAGTGGGAGAGCCTGCTGCAGGATTTTTCGCCTACGGTCATCGTGTCGGCGTGGACCACTCCGCGCATTACCGAAAACATCCTGAATAGCTCCTGGTTTTCCGTAAAATACATCTGCCATCTGCCGGGCTCTGTTAAAAAGCTGTTGCCGCCACTGGCCTTTGAAAAGGATCTGCTGATCAGTAACTGGGGCTCGCTGGCGAGTGACGCCGTTGCCGAGCATGCGCTTTTGCTGGTGATGGCCTGTTTGCGCCGTTTGCCGCAGTGGAATCCGGTCATGCGACTGGAGGGCAGCGATTATCAGGAGCAGCGTGTGGAGATGCAGACGCGGACGCTCTACGGCAAGCGCGTGGGGCTGCACGGCTTTGGCAAGGTCGCCCGTGAGTTGGTGAACCTCCTGAAGCCTTTCAAGGTTAAGCTCTCGGCCTACTCGGAGGGCGTGCCTCACGCATTTATGCGCGAGCACGGTGTAAAGCCCTGCGACTCGCTGGCCACGCTTTTTGCCGAGAATCAGGTCCTCATCGAGTGTGAAGCCCTGACGCAGGAGAATCAGGGCTCTGTCGATGCTCACGTCCTGGAGCAGCTCGATACCGGTGACGTACTGGTCAATGTCGGGCGCGGTGCCATTATCGATGAGGACGCACTGCTACGTCGCATTCAGGCGGGCGGCATCCGGGTCGGTTTGGATGTGTTTTCCAGCGAGCCGATCGGGGCAGATTCTCCCTTCTGGCAGGTGCCGGATGTCCTGTACTCACCCCATATCGCTGGCCCGGCGCAGGACGGTTTTGGCCTGTGCAGCGAGCTGGCCCGTGCGAATATCGACCGTTACCTCAAAGGGCTTCCCGTCGAGGCCCAAGTTACCCTGGAGGAATACCAACGCTCCACCTGAGGCGACGCATTCTCGAACCCAAACTTTTTCCTAAGATCACTTTACTGCCTGGCTGGCAGGATACTCCAACCCAAACCCATACCCAACTCCATGAATAAGAAATACATGCTTATCGCCGCACTGGCGGCTTCCACCATCAGTTTGAATGCTCAGACGGCCCTGTACCAGTTTGACTTTAACGACAACAACCTCGGTACGACCACGGCCTCGACCGGCTCCTCCACCATCACGGCAGACATGACCTACCACAGCTCTACCGGTGATACCGCTACGAACCTGCGGGGTGCTGACGGCAGCGGAGTATCTGGCCAGGCCGGTGACTACGCACTCGATCTCACCGGCGCGACCCGGATGGGTGGTACGAGCTCTGTGCCCGGCTACGGTGGCGTAGTCTACGCCTCTACTGGGAGCATGAATAACGCGACCTCCACGACGATCTCCATGTGGTACAATGCCTCCACCGAGGTCGGCAGTTTTGCGCGGCTATTCGAGTGTGGTTATACCACGATCTATGCTCTGGGGACGGGTGAGATCCGTGTCGCTTTCAGAATCACCGATGGGGTGAACCAAAGCGTCGATGTGAGTGACGCGGTTTTATCGCTTACTAACGAATGGGTCTTCTTCGCAACAACCTACGACAGCGCCACCGGGACGGCTAAGGTCTATGCCGGTTCCAAGGAAAGTGGTGTCCTCTCAGAGATTGCCAGCACGACGCTCGACCAGGGCACTATCGCCAACTCGACCGGCCTGGCCATCGGTAACAATCAACGTGGTTCCAACGAACGTCCCTTCCAGGGGCTGATGGACGATGTCAACGTATGGGTCGATGAGAGTGGCTCCGCTGGTGCACTGAGTGAAGCCCAGCTGCAGGGCGTGATGAGCGCATCCATCCCTGAGCCCTCCCACGCTGCCGCGCTGATGTGCGTAGTTGTTGGCGGCATGCTCCTGCTGCGTCGCCGTCGCCGCGCCTAGCATCCAGGGCCCCAGCGGTCCTCGTCAGTTCGTTGTTTTTGGGTTCATCTCGCGGGCTACATCCGCGAGGTGCTGGGTGCAGCATGTACCGAAATAGAGGGAAGGCAGAGGAATCTGCCTTCCCTTGTTGCACATGGGCACCATCGCAGTTGCTTCGTGCGTGTGACAATCTCGTAACCAGAGGCATCAGAAGGTGCGCTATTGGCGTTCCTAACGGTGCCTGATTCATGCTTGGAAGGCGCGGGGGAGTGGGTAGTTTTGATTTGCTACGCTAGGCTGATTTGCTTAGTATTCCGTCCCAATAATCACAGCGTCCGCCGGATAAACATCCAGCCAGGGTGGGCTGTCGCGGCTGTGCTTTACGGTGCAGGCGGGATATTCTATCGTCTGGTGACGGATTGATCGGGCAGGGCGACCATCCCCCTATACCAGCACCGCGATGTTAATCTCTTACCTGCTCACCGCCAGTTCGCTTCTGCTCGCTCCTGCCGCAACACCCACGCAGAGCCCGAGCACAGAAACGACCACCACAAAAACGGTCATCTCTCAAACCGTCACGACGACCCGCCAGCAGGCCAAGCCGGCCGAAGCTCACAGCGTCGCTATTTTCGTCAAGAACCGTGCCGGCTCCGACTGGGACGATGCGACGGAAATCTTTCAGGACTACCTGATCAGCCGCCTGGCGGACATGGACTTTGCCATCGTGACGCCGGATGACACCGTCTACGCGCTGGGAGATGGCTATCAGGCTCAGCAGATGGACAACGAGCTTAAGGACGGCACCTCGATGCTCCGCCTGGCCCAGAACCTAGATGTCGATTACGTGCTGGTGGCTGCGATTGACGGCATGACGCAGGAAAAACGCCAGTTCGAGGGCTACGGCACGAAGACCAAGAACGATATTTACCGCGCGCGGGTCAGCTACCGGCTGCTCGATGCGCCACAGGGCGGCAGCATGACCGGCTCAACTGTCACCGTGAGCGAGCAGCTGCGCCAGACGCCGAACTCTAGCGTGGCCAGCAACGACATTTACAATTCGCTGCTCGATAAGGCCGCGGTCAAGGTGTCCGAAGTGCTCGGCCAGCAGAAGGCCAAGGGGCGCATCAAGCCGCCCACCGAGATGGCCAAGCCCGTGCCCTTTAGCGTCGTTGTTGGCATCCAGGACATGAGCATCCCGGATGTTATCGATACCGGCGACGGCACGTACCAGCTGTCCAGTGAGAACTACTCGCTGGAGGGATACGGCGTCACCGTCGAGCTGGACGGTATCGCGATCGGCACGGCCACGGGTAAGCTTGTCGCCACGCCGGGCCTGCACCGTATGCGCTTAACCCGTCCCGGCTATGAGCCATGGGAAAAGAACGTCAAAGTCTATGACGGGCTGACCATGACAGTGACCATGCGCCTGAGCGAAAACGAGCGTCAGCGCTGGATGCAGAACTCGCAATTCCTCA
This genomic interval from Ruficoccus sp. ZRK36 contains the following:
- a CDS encoding LamG-like jellyroll fold domain-containing protein; this translates as MNKKYMLIAALAASTISLNAQTALYQFDFNDNNLGTTTASTGSSTITADMTYHSSTGDTATNLRGADGSGVSGQAGDYALDLTGATRMGGTSSVPGYGGVVYASTGSMNNATSTTISMWYNASTEVGSFARLFECGYTTIYALGTGEIRVAFRITDGVNQSVDVSDAVLSLTNEWVFFATTYDSATGTAKVYAGSKESGVLSEIASTTLDQGTIANSTGLAIGNNQRGSNERPFQGLMDDVNVWVDESGSAGALSEAQLQGVMSASIPEPSHAAALMCVVVGGMLLLRRRRRA
- a CDS encoding PEGA domain-containing protein, translating into MLISYLLTASSLLLAPAATPTQSPSTETTTTKTVISQTVTTTRQQAKPAEAHSVAIFVKNRAGSDWDDATEIFQDYLISRLADMDFAIVTPDDTVYALGDGYQAQQMDNELKDGTSMLRLAQNLDVDYVLVAAIDGMTQEKRQFEGYGTKTKNDIYRARVSYRLLDAPQGGSMTGSTVTVSEQLRQTPNSSVASNDIYNSLLDKAAVKVSEVLGQQKAKGRIKPPTEMAKPVPFSVVVGIQDMSIPDVIDTGDGTYQLSSENYSLEGYGVTVELDGIAIGTATGKLVATPGLHRMRLTRPGYEPWEKNVKVYDGLTMTVTMRLSENERQRWMQNSQFLNNLRAQAVLTDAEVERIKGMAQALRQSGMRIDYRTDTDLPITINPTQSIFSQGFPATAEEVE
- a CDS encoding hydroxyacid dehydrogenase gives rise to the protein MQDAGQPPLAAATTATISSPVAEERILFAINPLEIKTFFPEGIPEFGSKECIQWEVHDTRFISGEEWESLLQDFSPTVIVSAWTTPRITENILNSSWFSVKYICHLPGSVKKLLPPLAFEKDLLISNWGSLASDAVAEHALLLVMACLRRLPQWNPVMRLEGSDYQEQRVEMQTRTLYGKRVGLHGFGKVARELVNLLKPFKVKLSAYSEGVPHAFMREHGVKPCDSLATLFAENQVLIECEALTQENQGSVDAHVLEQLDTGDVLVNVGRGAIIDEDALLRRIQAGGIRVGLDVFSSEPIGADSPFWQVPDVLYSPHIAGPAQDGFGLCSELARANIDRYLKGLPVEAQVTLEEYQRST
- a CDS encoding LacI family DNA-binding transcriptional regulator translates to MSEKRITQQDIARKAGVHRATVSMALKHHPRIPAATRERILQLAEELGYRPDPMLSALATYRSGQQKHTYQGTLAWLVVHREDIDLKWREIDTYRLYYEGAQHRADKYGYKVEVFELGHNKLSPKRLASMLKARNINGILLCPQPNPWVSMDFPWSDFSLITFGYTLLKPKLHTVTSTQYRAMVQTMTEMHKAGYRRIAFVFDFAQDAKADHNFLAGYLVAQQQIGQPPMLIDYQWRDLKGFKERIEGMRPEAIVTGDFKIHQRTAEIGIRIPEDLPVACVALNSLDSELTGICENSFHIGEIAVERLANMIAHGERGVPELVQRTHIEGQWVPGKTLPQLSQPS